One Rattus rattus isolate New Zealand chromosome 12, Rrattus_CSIRO_v1, whole genome shotgun sequence genomic window carries:
- the C12H8orf74 gene encoding uncharacterized protein C8orf74 homolog, producing the protein MALLTPQGVKEVFQFQKPQGRQHLRRLLNWEEFDELRDARRSILLDTLYDSVIFAVGKGFPWVEVVQVVKFTEELLRETKGCSITEAVTILGKKLQDYQKQFNVTHLLALCDYFHNTFIRHYRLYQYVLSQDQEVNLTVAHVQMCTPPQPLPLTDGKDRDVWRHEQQVAELSAAEAEKRSDVLVLKETLRMEQAQMLQKAFGVEEAPTQLQPRPTLRREALERLVSEAIHIQIACLQELLQYEIQAAFDILDLRLQKKTLSLSAPQPPLPCITAGPAALEDSPKASKANKGKKAKAKK; encoded by the exons ATGGCACTCCTAACACCCCAGGGAGTGAAGGAAGTCTTCCAGTTTCAG AAACCTCAGGGGCGACAGCACCTTCGGAGGCTCCTGAACTGGGAGGAGTTTGATGAGCTGAGGGATGCCCGCCGGAGCATACTGCTGGACACCCTCTATGACAGTGTCATCTTTGCTGTGGGCAAAGGCTTCCCATGGGTCGAGGTGGTCCAGGTGGTCAAGTTCACAGAAGAGCTGCTCAGGGAAACCAAAG GCTGCTCCATCACAGAGGCCGTGACAATACTGGGGAAGAAGCTCCAAGATTACCAGAAGCAGTTTAATGTCACCCACCTGCTGGCCCTCTGTGACTATTTCCACAACACTTTCATCCGACACTATAGACTCTACCAGTACGTCCTGAGCCAGGACCAGGAGGTCAACCTGACAGTTGCGCATGTGCAGATGTGCACACCACCCCAGCCCCTTCCACTGACCGATGGCAAAGACAGGGATGTGTGGAGACACGAGCAACAGGTAGCTGAACTGAGCGCGGCTGAGGCGGAGAAGCGCTCGGACGTGCTGGTGCTGAAGGAGACACTGCGCATGGAGCAGGCACAGATGCTGCAGAAGGCCTTTGGGGTTGAGGAAGCTCCAACCCAGCTGCAGCCCCGACCAACCCTGAGGAGGGAG GCTCTGGAGCGCCTGGTCAGCGAGGCCATCCACATCCAGATCGCATGCCTGCAGGAGCTTCTACAGTACGAGATCCAGGCAGCCTTTGACATCCTGGACCTGAGGCTGCAGAAGAAAACACTGAGTCTCAGTGCTCCTCAGCCCCCACTTCCCTGTATCACCGCTGGCCCGGCGGCCTTAGAGGACTCTCCTAAGGCCAGTAAGGccaataaaggaaagaaagccaaagCAAAGAAGTAG